The Methanoculleus marisnigri JR1 genome window below encodes:
- a CDS encoding replication factor C small subunit, producing MDGNHTIWIEKYRPRRLDEMVGQKDIVVRLQSYVKTGNLPHLLFTGSAGIGKTTAAVALAREFFGDSWQTNFREMNASDERGIDVVRNQIKEFARTSPLAGATFKILFLDEADALTTDAQAALRRTMETYARTCRFILSCNYSSKIIDPIQSRCAIYRFRPLDREAVIEETRRIAAAEGLTVTEGALDAIVYVASGDMRKAINALQGAAILRTDIDEETIFEITATARPEEIDELLDLSIGGRFDEAEQALLELTHVRGIAPNELINQCYRALVQRDIDRTLKVKLIDALGETDFRLSEGASSDIQMEALLARFVLAAEQHR from the coding sequence ATGGACGGCAACCACACCATCTGGATAGAGAAGTATCGGCCCAGAAGACTCGACGAGATGGTCGGACAGAAGGATATCGTGGTGCGCCTCCAGTCCTACGTGAAGACCGGCAACCTGCCGCACCTCCTCTTCACGGGCAGCGCGGGGATCGGGAAGACCACCGCCGCCGTGGCGCTCGCCCGGGAGTTCTTCGGCGACTCCTGGCAGACGAACTTCCGGGAGATGAACGCCTCCGACGAGCGGGGTATCGACGTTGTCAGAAACCAGATCAAGGAGTTCGCCCGGACGTCGCCGCTTGCCGGGGCGACGTTCAAGATCCTCTTCCTCGACGAAGCGGACGCGCTGACGACGGACGCGCAGGCGGCTCTCCGGCGGACGATGGAGACCTACGCCCGCACCTGCCGGTTCATCCTCTCGTGCAACTACTCATCGAAGATCATCGATCCCATCCAGAGCCGGTGCGCCATCTACCGGTTCAGGCCGCTTGACCGGGAAGCGGTCATCGAGGAGACCCGGAGGATCGCCGCGGCCGAAGGGCTCACGGTCACGGAGGGGGCGCTCGATGCCATCGTCTACGTCGCCTCGGGGGACATGAGGAAGGCGATCAACGCCCTGCAGGGTGCCGCCATCCTCAGGACGGATATCGACGAGGAGACTATCTTCGAGATCACCGCGACCGCCCGCCCGGAGGAGATCGACGAACTCCTCGACCTCTCGATAGGGGGGAGGTTCGACGAGGCGGAGCAGGCGCTCCTGGAACTGACCCATGTCCGGGGCATCGCCCCGAACGAGCTGATCAACCAGTGCTACCGGGCGCTGGTCCAGCGCGATATCGACCGGACGCTCAAAGTGAAACTGATCGACGCCCTCGGCGAGACCGATTTCCGCCTCTCGGAAGGGGCGAGCAGCGATATCCAGATGGAGGCGCTGCTCGCACGGTTCGTCCTCGCCGCAGAGCAGCACCGCTGA